A part of Citrifermentans bremense genomic DNA contains:
- a CDS encoding pseudouridine synthase, translated as MLERLQKILSQAGVASRRESEGIIAAGRVAVNGTVVTELGTKADPDTDTITLDGKPISIEEKRVYILLYKPVGYMTTMKDPEGRPIVSDLLKGVKERVYPIGRLDYNTEGLLLLTNDGALANSLMHPSHEVDKGYLVRVSGKVSELQIKKLSEGVKLEDGMTAPAKVTPVSESENNSWISITIHEGRYRQVRRMCEAVGLNVVRLKRARYDFLEIGDLKPGEYRHLAPEEVTRLNRKMAPVGTGRGPRKTGVVARRGSTGTGRRTR; from the coding sequence ATGCTGGAACGTTTACAGAAGATACTCTCGCAGGCAGGGGTCGCCTCCCGCCGCGAGTCGGAAGGAATAATCGCCGCGGGCAGGGTGGCCGTGAACGGCACCGTGGTAACGGAGCTGGGTACGAAGGCCGACCCCGACACCGATACCATAACCCTGGACGGAAAGCCCATCAGCATCGAGGAGAAGCGGGTTTACATCCTGCTCTACAAGCCGGTCGGGTACATGACCACCATGAAGGACCCCGAAGGGCGCCCCATCGTGAGCGACCTTTTGAAGGGGGTGAAGGAGCGGGTGTACCCTATCGGGCGCCTGGACTACAACACCGAGGGGCTGCTCCTTCTGACCAACGACGGCGCGCTCGCCAACTCACTGATGCACCCAAGCCACGAGGTCGACAAGGGATACCTGGTAAGGGTGAGCGGCAAGGTGTCTGAGCTCCAGATCAAGAAGCTCTCCGAGGGGGTGAAGCTGGAGGACGGCATGACCGCTCCCGCCAAGGTGACCCCGGTGAGCGAGAGCGAGAACAACTCCTGGATCTCGATCACCATCCACGAGGGGCGCTACCGCCAGGTGCGGCGCATGTGCGAGGCGGTGGGGCTGAACGTGGTGCGCCTGAAGCGGGCCCGCTACGACTTCCTGGAGATAGGGGACCTGAAGCCCGGGGAGTACAGGCACCTGGCGCCCGAAGAAGTGACCCGGCTCAACAGGAAGATGGCGCCGGTAGGGACCGGGCGCGGCCCACGCAAGACCGGAGTGGTGGCGCGGAGGGGCTCGACAGGCACGGGGAGGCGGACACGCTGA